In Hugenholtzia roseola DSM 9546, the genomic stretch CCTTTGTGGTAGTTGGGCTTGAAGCTAATTTTCGCACCCAGATTCCCTTCGTTTTTAAGGGGAAAAATAAAACGCTCATTTTGAAAGGCACTGCCGACCGCATTGATTTGGACAAAGATGGCGTTTTGCGTGTCATAGACTACAAAACAGGACGGCTTGACTCTAAGGAACTCAAAGCCGCTACGATTGCGGATTTGGCACAGGGGAAAGCCCCCAAAGCCCTTCAACTTGTGTTGTATAAGTATCTCTTAATCAGGGCATTAGAAGCAAAACAGGTCTTGCACCTGCCTACCCATTTCGAACTAAAAGAGGATACCCAAATACTCTCTGGCTTTTGGTTTTTTAGGCGTTTGGGTGATGGCTTTACCTCTTATCAAATAAAAGAAGAAGCTAAAACAATTTCAGGTTTTAAAAAAGAAGTGGAAGATTTAGTAATTTCTATTTCTACCGAAATGCTCGATGCAACACTGCCCTTTTCTATCAAAATAGAAACCAAAGAGGAAGCAGAAAACGAAGAAGAATCATAAAACAACCCATAAACCGTTATGCTCTCTAAAAATCAAATCAAAAAAATTCGAGGCTTACAACTCAAAAAAAATAGACAAGCCGAAGGACTCTTTTTAGTAGAAGGAGCTAAAATTTTGGAGGAACTTCTTGCGACGGCAAACACAGAAGACTGGGTAGGCACGTATCAAATAGACAAACTTTGGATTACAGAGCAATTTGCTTCTAAAAACAAAAGGCAATTAGACGCGCTTTCTACGCTTGCTTGGGAGCTGGCAGACGAACAAAGTTTGATACAAGCAGGCACTTTACAGAGCAATAATGCAGGCATTGCCACCATTCGCTTTTTGAAGCCTTCGCTCTCTAAAAGCACTCAACTAATTGAAAAAGAAGGACTTACGCTTGTCTTAGACGATTTGAAAGACCCCGGTAATTTGGGTACTATCATTCGTCTTGCGGATTGGTATGGCATCAAACAGTTATTTTGTTCGCCCGAAACAGTGGATTGTTTTAATCCGAAAGTAGTCGCCGCCTCTATGGGTTCGCTTTTTAGAGTACAAATACAATACTGTGATTTATCTAATTTTTTGGCACAATATAAAAATAAAATTCCTATCTATGCTGCCGTTTTAAAGGGTCAGAATGTGCATCATACGCCTATGGCGGCGCAGGGCTTGCTGCTAATAGGCAGCGAATCGCATGGCGTAAATCCCGACTTGCTACCTTTGGTAGATGTGCCGCTCACCATACCGCGTTTTGGAAAGGCGGAATCTTTGAACGCTGCCATTGCCACAGCCATTTTGATAGATAATTGGCGAAAAGGCGTATAAAATTTAGATGCAATTTTTTACAAAAAATTTACGATTTTTTAGCTTGTTTAAAACTATTTTTTGATAAAATACGAATTTTAAAAGCAAATTTTCCGTCGTTTTATCTCAAAAAAGTGCTTTCTAAAAACTTAAACGAAATAGGACAAGGCTCTGCCTTGTCCCTTGTCAAATCTATTTTTTGATGCTTTCTCCAATTTGCACCAAAATTTGATTTAATTCTTCGGTGCTATTCGCCTGAAAGAAAGAACCACCTGTTAGCTCGGATATTTTAATTAAAAATTTATCTTGATAGGTATTTTCTACCGAAATTTCGTTGTTGTTCGCATCAAGCATCTGAACTGTTTGGTTCGTGCCAATGCCCACACAAAAGACTTTCAACTCTTTCTGACGCGCCAAACGGACGGCGTTGGTCAGGA encodes the following:
- a CDS encoding RNA methyltransferase; translated protein: MLSKNQIKKIRGLQLKKNRQAEGLFLVEGAKILEELLATANTEDWVGTYQIDKLWITEQFASKNKRQLDALSTLAWELADEQSLIQAGTLQSNNAGIATIRFLKPSLSKSTQLIEKEGLTLVLDDLKDPGNLGTIIRLADWYGIKQLFCSPETVDCFNPKVVAASMGSLFRVQIQYCDLSNFLAQYKNKIPIYAAVLKGQNVHHTPMAAQGLLLIGSESHGVNPDLLPLVDVPLTIPRFGKAESLNAAIATAILIDNWRKGV